The genomic stretch GCCGATGACGGCGTGATGCCGCAGACCATCGAGGCCATCAAGCATGCCCGCGCGGCGGATGTTCCGCTGATCGTGGCCGTGAACAAGATCGACAAGCCGGGCATCAACCTTGACCGCGTGCGGCAGGAATTGCTGCAGCACGAGATCGTGGTGGAAAGCCTGGGCGGCGAGACGCAGGAAATCCAGGTCTCGGCCACCAAGGGCACGAATCTGGACAAGCTGCTGGAAGCCATCCAGCTCCAGGCGGAAATCCTGGATCTGCGCGCCAATCCGGAACGCCCCGGCGAAGGCACCGTGATCGAGAGCAAGCTGGACCGCGGCCGTGGCCCGGTGGCGACGGTGCTGGTCCAGAAGGGCACGCTGAAGCAGGGCGATATCGTGGTGGCCGGCGCCGAATGGGGCCGCGCACGCGCGCTGGTGGATAATCTCGGCAAGCCGGTGAAGACGGCCGGGCCTTCGGTTCCGGTCGAAATCCTGGGCCTTTCGGGCGTTCCCTCTGCCGGCGAGAATTTCGTCGTCGTCGAGAGCGAAACCCAGGCGCGCGAAGTCAGCGAATTCCGTCAGCGCCGGGCGCGTGACAAGGTTGCCGCTGCTCTGGGTGCTGGCCGTGGCACGCTGAACGACATGCTGGCGCGCATCCAGGCGGGCGAGCAGAAGGAAGTGGCCGTCGTCGTGAAGGCCGATGTGCAGGGCTCGGCCGAGGCGATCAACGTGACACTCGGCAAGCTCGGCAATGAGGAGGTGCGCATCCGCGTACTGCACTCGGCCGTGGGCCAGATCACGGAGAGCGACATCCAGCTCGCCAAGGCGTCCAATGCGGTGGTGGTGGCCTTCAACGTCCGCGCCACCAGTCAGGCGCGCGAAATGGCGCAGCGCGATGGCGTGGATATCCGCTACTACTCGATCATCTACCAGGTGTCGGACGATATCGAGGCGATCTTCAAGTCGCGCCTCGCCCCCGTCCAGCGCGAGAGCTTCATCGGCTACGCGCAGATCCTGCAGGTCTTCGAGGTCAAGCGCCTGGGCAATGTCGCCGGTTGCCGCGTGACCGAGGGGGTCGTGAAGCGCGGCTGTGGCGTGCGCCTGCTGCGCGAGGGCATTGTCATCCATGAGGGCGAGCTCAGCACGCTGCGCCGCTTCAAGGATGACGTGAAGGAAGTGATCAACGGCTACGAATGCGGCATGGGCTTCAAGAACTACGATGACATCCGCGTGGGTGACCAGATCGAGTGCTTCGAGACCGAGACCGTCGCTGCGGCCTGAAGATCGGGCCGTCTGATTTGGGGCGCGGTGGGGCAGCCCGCCGCGCCTTTTGCTTTTCGAGAGACATGAGAGATGGCCAAGCGCCACCAAGACAATCCCGGCGCGCCGAGCCAGCGCCAGCTTCGCGTGGCCGAGGAAGTGCGCCACGCGCTGGCCGCCATTTTCGAGCGCGGTGATTTCCGCGACCCGGACCTCGCCAATGCCCGCATCACCGTGACCGAGGTGCGCGCCAGCCCTGATCTGCGGCACATGACGGCCTTCATCAGTGGCCTGGGCAAGGATGTGCCGCCGGAGCAATTCGCCGCACTCCGGCGGGCCAGCGCCTTCCTGCGCGGCCAGGTGGCGAAGAATGTCCGGCTGAAATTCGCGCCCGACCTGCATTTCCAGCCCGACAGCGCGCTGGATTACGCCATGAAGATCGATGTGCTGATGCGCCAGCCCAAGGTGGCGCAGGACCTGGCCAAGGATGACACGGGCGAGTGAGCCGGGCGCATCAGGATTGCGCCCAGAGAGCTTCCCGCCGCCACCAAACCCCCGCAGAACGCGCGCTCGCTTCGCACCGTAGGATTTGATGCCCCGTCACCAGAGAAAACCCAAAGGCCGCCCGATTGATGGCTGGCTTATCATTGACAAGCCCACGGGCATCGGCAGCACGGATGTCGTGAACCGGGTGAAGCGCGCCTATGACGCGCAGAAGGCCGGCCATGGCGGCACGCTCGACCCGCTGGCGACCGGCCTGCTGCCCATCGCCTTCGGCCATGCCACCAAAACCGTGCCCTATGTGATGGATGGCACCAAGGTCTATCATTTCACCCTGGCCTTTGGCGAAGCGCGCGACAGCGATGATTCCGACGGCGCCGTGATCGAGACGAGCGATGTGCGGCCCAGCGACGAGCAGATCCGCGCGGCCCTGCCCCCCTTCACCGGCGACATCATGCAGGTCCCGCCGGTCTATTCCGCCATCAAGGTGAATGGCGAGCGCGCCTATGATCTGGCGCGCGATGGCCAGGTGGTGCAGCTGGAGGCCCGCCCCGCCCGGGTGGACCGCTTCGAACTCATCGCCCGGCCGGACGCCGATTCCGCCATTTTCGAGGTGCAATCCGGCAAGGGCGTTTATATGCGCTCGCTCGCGCGGGATCTCGCCCGGGCGCTGGGCACGGTGGGCCATATCGCCGCCCTCCGCCGCCTGCGCGTGGGTCCCTTCACCGAGGCGCATGCCGTTCCCCTGGACAAGATCGTCGTAACAGCCGATACCCCGCCTCCTTCACTGGACCTTTTGCTCCCCTTGACGACCGCGCTGGCCGACATCCCGGCTCTGGCCGTCACGGAAGCGGAGGCCGCCCGCCTGAATTTCGGCCAGGCCATCAGCCTGGTGGAACTCATGGGCCGGGTTCCGTCCGAGGCCAGCCCCGATGGGGGCCTGGTCCGCGCGATGGCAGGGGAGCGGTTCGTGGGCCTGTGCCGTCTCGAAGAGGGGATGTTGCGGCCCGAGCGGTTGATGGCGCCCGGCTGATGCCGGGGCTGGATCCGAAGAACCGGTTCTTTTCTCCAACCTTGAAGGGATCTCCCGATGTCGATCACCGCTGAGCGCCGCGCGGCGCTCATTCTCGAACACGCGACCAAGCCCGGCGATACCGGCAGCCCCGAAGTCCAGGTTGCCATCCTCTCCGAGCGGATTTCCAACCTCACCGAACACCTGAAGACCCACGCGAAGGATTTCCATTCGCGCCGTGGCCTGCTGGTGATGGTGGGCCAGCGCCGTGGTCTGCTGGATTATGTGAAGCGCAAGGACAAGGCGCGTTACGACGCGCTGATCGCCAAGCTCGGCCTGCGTCGCTGAAACCGGTCTTGCGGGGCCGGCCCTTCAGGGCCGGCCTTCGCCAGGCCCCGACGCTTCAAGACGATCTGTAACGGCCCTTCCGGCCGGGCGGCTCCGCCCCATATCCAGAGCGTGCCTGCTCGTCGCGCCCTCCTCTGCCTTGCCGTCCTGCCTGCGCTGCCAGCGCGGGGGCAGGAACGCACACGCTATGTCTTTGATCAGAGCCTCGGCCGCATCGGCTTTTCCGCCCGCCATCTCGGCCTGTTCACCTCCCAGGGGCTGTTCGAGCGGTTTCAGGCGACGCTGCTGATTGATCCGGCCAACCCGCAAAACGCCTCCGTTGAATGCGTGGTCGAGACGGCGGAGGTCAGCATTCCCTTCCCCGGCGCCACCGACCTGCTGCGCTCCGAGCCTTATTTCGACGTGGCCCGCCACCCGACCGCCCGGTTCTCGGGCCAGGCGAATGGGCTGACCGAGGCCGGCGGCTTTCCCATCGCCGGGCAGTTGGCCGTGCGTGGCGTCACCCGGCCCTTCCGCATGACGGCCCGCCTCATCGAGCGCCAGGGCGCCGTCGCGCGATTCCAGGCCGAGGGTGAGATGCGGCGCGGCGAATTCGGCATGGTGGCGGATCGCACGCTGATCTCGGACGCGATCCAGCTCAGCGTGGATGTGCGGATCGCGGTGTGAGCGCCACGCCGGAGCGCTGGTCCCGCGTGCAAAGGCGCCTGCATGCCTGGGGCGCTGTGCTGGTGGTACTGACGCTGCTGCTCTCGCTCGCCATGGTGGCGC from Sediminicoccus sp. KRV36 encodes the following:
- the rbfA gene encoding 30S ribosome-binding factor RbfA, whose product is MAKRHQDNPGAPSQRQLRVAEEVRHALAAIFERGDFRDPDLANARITVTEVRASPDLRHMTAFISGLGKDVPPEQFAALRRASAFLRGQVAKNVRLKFAPDLHFQPDSALDYAMKIDVLMRQPKVAQDLAKDDTGE
- the truB gene encoding tRNA pseudouridine(55) synthase TruB, whose protein sequence is MPRHQRKPKGRPIDGWLIIDKPTGIGSTDVVNRVKRAYDAQKAGHGGTLDPLATGLLPIAFGHATKTVPYVMDGTKVYHFTLAFGEARDSDDSDGAVIETSDVRPSDEQIRAALPPFTGDIMQVPPVYSAIKVNGERAYDLARDGQVVQLEARPARVDRFELIARPDADSAIFEVQSGKGVYMRSLARDLARALGTVGHIAALRRLRVGPFTEAHAVPLDKIVVTADTPPPSLDLLLPLTTALADIPALAVTEAEAARLNFGQAISLVELMGRVPSEASPDGGLVRAMAGERFVGLCRLEEGMLRPERLMAPG
- the rpsO gene encoding 30S ribosomal protein S15 — translated: MSITAERRAALILEHATKPGDTGSPEVQVAILSERISNLTEHLKTHAKDFHSRRGLLVMVGQRRGLLDYVKRKDKARYDALIAKLGLRR
- a CDS encoding YceI family protein, with product MPARRALLCLAVLPALPARGQERTRYVFDQSLGRIGFSARHLGLFTSQGLFERFQATLLIDPANPQNASVECVVETAEVSIPFPGATDLLRSEPYFDVARHPTARFSGQANGLTEAGGFPIAGQLAVRGVTRPFRMTARLIERQGAVARFQAEGEMRRGEFGMVADRTLISDAIQLSVDVRIAV